In Mastomys coucha isolate ucsf_1 unplaced genomic scaffold, UCSF_Mcou_1 pScaffold5, whole genome shotgun sequence, one genomic interval encodes:
- the Unk gene encoding RING finger protein unkempt homolog isoform X1, which yields MSKGPGPGGSAASSAPPAATAQVLQAQPEKPQHYTYLKEFRTEQCPLFVQHKCTQHRPYTCFHWHFVNQRRRRSIRRRDGTFNYSPDVYCTKYDEATGLCPEGDECPFLHRTTGDTERRYHLRYYKTGICIHETDSKGNCTKNGLHCAFAHGPHDLRSPVYDIRELQAMEALQNGQTTVEGSIEGQSAGAASHAMIEKILSEEPRWQETAYVLGNYKTEPCKKPPRLCRQGYACPYYHNSKDRRRSPRKHKYRSSPCPNVKHGDEWGDPGKCENGDACQYCHTRTEQQFHPEIYKSTKCNDMQQSGSCPRGPFCAFAHIEPPPLNDDVQASSAVSSPTQPGPVLYMPSAAGDSVPLLCRNSGLGSPSHLCSSPPGPSRKTSNLEGLVFPGESSLAPGSYKKAPGFEREDQVGAEYLKNFKCQAKLKPHSLEPRSQEQPLLQPKQDVLGILPVGSPLTSSISSSMTSSLAATPPSPAGTSSTPGMNANALPFYPTSDTVESVIESALDDLDLNEFGVAALEKTFDNSTVPHPSSITIGGNLLQSSAPVNIPGSLGSSASFHSASPSPPVSLSSHFLQQPQAHLSQSENTFLGTSASHGSLGLNGMNSSIWEHFASGSFSPGTSPAFLSGPGAAELARLRQELDEANGTIKQWEESWKQAKQACDAWKKEAEEAGERASAAGAECELAREQRDALELRVKKLQEELERLHTVPEAQTLPAAPDLEALSLSTLYSIQKQLRVHLEQVDKAVFHMQSVKCLKCQEQTRAVLPCQHAVLCELCAEGSECPVCQPSRAHALQS from the exons aTGTCGAAGGGCCCCGGGCCCGGCGGCTCGGCAGCTTCCTCGGCGCCCCCGGCCGCTACCGCTCAGGTGCTGCAGGCACAGCCCGAGAAACCGCAGCACTACAC GTACCTGAAGGAGTTCCGCACAGAGCAGTGCCCACTCTTTGTGCAGCACAAATGCACACAGCATCGGCCCTATACCTGCTTCCACTGGCACTTTGTGAACCAGCGTCGCCGCCGCTCCATCCGCCGGCGGGATGGCACCTTCAACTATAGTCCAGATGTCTACTGCACCAAGTACGACGAGGCTACAGGCCTCTGCCCAGAGGGCGACGA GTGCCCATTCCTGCACAGAACCACTGGGGACACTGAGCGCAGGTATCACCTTCGTTACTATAAAACTGGAATCTGCATCCATGAGACAGACTCAAAAGGCAACTGCACCAAAAATGGGCTACACTGCGCTTTTGCCCACGGTCCCCATGACCTCCGCTCCCCTGTTTACGACATCAG GGAGCTCCAGGCCATGGAGGCCTTGCAGAATGGCCAGACTACAGTAGAGGGCAGCATAGAAGGCCAGTCAGCTGGGGCAGCAAGCCATGCCATGATAGAAAAAATCCTCAGTGAGGAACCCCGGTGGCAAG AGACTGCTTATGTGCTGGGGAACTATAAGACGGAGCCGTGCAAGAAGCCTCCGCGGCTATGCCGCCAGGGCTATGCCTGTCCCTACTACCACAACAGCAAGGACCGGCGCCGGAGTCCCCGGAAGCACAAATACAG GTCGTCTCCGTGTCCAAACGTCAAGCATGGGGATGAGTGGGGAGACCCTGGCAAGTGTGAAAATGGAGATGCCTGCCAGTATTGCCACACGCGCACAGAGCAGCAGTTCCACCCAGAG ATCTACAAGTCCACCAAGTGCAATGACATGCAGCAGTCGGGCAGCTGCCCCCGAGGACCTTTCTGCGCCTTTGCCCACATAGAAC CGCCACCTTTAAATGATGATGTGCAGGCTTCCTCAGCTGTATCCAGCCCTACCCAGCCAGGTCCAGTTTTGTACATGCCGTCTGCTGCTGGAGACTCGGTCCCT CTCCTCTGTAGGAATAGTGGCCTGGGCAGTCCATCTCACCTCTGCAGCTCCCCGCCAGGCCCCAGCAGGAAGACCTCAAACCTGGAGGGCCTGGTCTTCCCTGGGGAGTCCAGCCTTGCCCCTGGCAGCTACAAGAAAGCTCCTGGCTTCGAGAGGGAAGACCAGGTCGGGGCGGAGTACCTGAAGAATTTCAAGTGTCag GCTAAATTAAAACCCCATTCGCTAGAGCCCAGGAGTCAAGAGCAGCCTCTGCTTCAACCCAAACAG GACGTGCTGGGCATCCTCCCTGTGGGCAGCCCCTTGACTTCCAGCATCTCTTCCAGTATGACCTCCAGCTTGGCAGCCACTCCCCCCAGCCCTGCAGGCACCAGCAGCACCCCTGGCATGAATGCCAATGCTCTGCCCTTCTACCCAACCAGCGACACGGTAGAGTCGGTCATAG AGTCTGCCTTGGATGACCTGGACCTGAATGAGTTTGGTGTCGCTGCCCTGGAGAAGACTTTTGACAACAGCACGGTGCCCCACCCCAGCAGCATCACAATCG GCGGCAATTTGCTGCAGAGCTCCGCGCCTGTGAACATCCCTGGTTCCTTAGGCAGCTCAGCTTCCTTCCACTCTGCTTCTCCGTCCCCTCCCGTCAGCCTCTCCTCACACTTCCTGCAGCAGCCCCAGGCCCACTTGAGTCAGtcagaaaacacatttttggGGACCTCAGCATCACATGGATCTTTGG GTCTGAACGGGATGAACAGCAGCATCTGGGAGCATTTTGCCTCTGGAAGCTTCTCCCCAGGCACTTCCCCTGCCTTCCTATCAGGGCCAGGGGCTGCTGAGCTGGCCCGGCTTCGGCAAGAGCTAGATGAAGCCAACGGCACCATCAAGCAGTGGGAGGAGTCCTGGAAGCAGGCCAAGCAG GCTTGTGATGCCtggaagaaagaagctgaggaggctGGTGAGCGGGCCAGTGCAGCCGGAGCAGAGTGTGAGCTGGCCCGGGAACAGCGGGATGCCCTGGAGCTGCGGGTGAAGAAGCTGCAGGAAGAGTTGGAGCGGCTGCACACAGTGCCAGAAGCCCAGACCCTGCCAGCTGCCCCTGACTTGGAGGCACTGTCCCTCTCCACCCTGTACTCCATCCAGAAGCAGCTACGGGTCCACCTGGAACAAGTGGACAAG GCTGTGTTCCACATGCAGTCAGTGAAATGCCTTAAGTGTCAGGAGCAGACCCGGGCAGTGCTGCCGTGCCAACACGCTGTTCTGTGTGAGCTCTGTGCTGAGGGCAGTGAGTGCCCCGTCTGCCAGCCCAGCCGGGCCCATGCCCTCCAGTCGTGA
- the Unk gene encoding RING finger protein unkempt homolog isoform X2 has product MSKGPGPGGSAASSAPPAATAQVLQAQPEKPQHYTYLKEFRTEQCPLFVQHKCTQHRPYTCFHWHFVNQRRRRSIRRRDGTFNYSPDVYCTKYDEATGLCPEGDECPFLHRTTGDTERRYHLRYYKTGICIHETDSKGNCTKNGLHCAFAHGPHDLRSPVYDIRELQAMEALQNGQTTVEGSIEGQSAGAASHAMIEKILSEEPRWQETAYVLGNYKTEPCKKPPRLCRQGYACPYYHNSKDRRRSPRKHKYRSSPCPNVKHGDEWGDPGKCENGDACQYCHTRTEQQFHPEIYKSTKCNDMQQSGSCPRGPFCAFAHIEPPPLNDDVQASSAVSSPTQPGPVLYMPSAAGDSVPVSPSSPHAPDLSALLCRNSGLGSPSHLCSSPPGPSRKTSNLEGLVFPGESSLAPGSYKKAPGFEREDQVGAEYLKNFKCQAKLKPHSLEPRSQEQPLLQPKQDVLGILPVGSPLTSSISSSMTSSLAATPPSPAGTSSTPGMNANALPFYPTSDTVESVIESALDDLDLNEFGVAALEKTFDNSTVPHPSSITIGGNLLQSSAPVNIPGSLGSSASFHSASPSPPVSLSSHFLQQPQAHLSQSENTFLGTSASHGSLGLNGMNSSIWEHFASGSFSPGTSPAFLSGPGAAELARLRQELDEANGTIKQWEESWKQAKQACDAWKKEAEEAGERASAAGAECELAREQRDALELRVKKLQEELERLHTVPEAQTLPAAPDLEALSLSTLYSIQKQLRVHLEQVDKAVFHMQSVKCLKCQEQTRAVLPCQHAVLCELCAEGSECPVCQPSRAHALQS; this is encoded by the exons aTGTCGAAGGGCCCCGGGCCCGGCGGCTCGGCAGCTTCCTCGGCGCCCCCGGCCGCTACCGCTCAGGTGCTGCAGGCACAGCCCGAGAAACCGCAGCACTACAC GTACCTGAAGGAGTTCCGCACAGAGCAGTGCCCACTCTTTGTGCAGCACAAATGCACACAGCATCGGCCCTATACCTGCTTCCACTGGCACTTTGTGAACCAGCGTCGCCGCCGCTCCATCCGCCGGCGGGATGGCACCTTCAACTATAGTCCAGATGTCTACTGCACCAAGTACGACGAGGCTACAGGCCTCTGCCCAGAGGGCGACGA GTGCCCATTCCTGCACAGAACCACTGGGGACACTGAGCGCAGGTATCACCTTCGTTACTATAAAACTGGAATCTGCATCCATGAGACAGACTCAAAAGGCAACTGCACCAAAAATGGGCTACACTGCGCTTTTGCCCACGGTCCCCATGACCTCCGCTCCCCTGTTTACGACATCAG GGAGCTCCAGGCCATGGAGGCCTTGCAGAATGGCCAGACTACAGTAGAGGGCAGCATAGAAGGCCAGTCAGCTGGGGCAGCAAGCCATGCCATGATAGAAAAAATCCTCAGTGAGGAACCCCGGTGGCAAG AGACTGCTTATGTGCTGGGGAACTATAAGACGGAGCCGTGCAAGAAGCCTCCGCGGCTATGCCGCCAGGGCTATGCCTGTCCCTACTACCACAACAGCAAGGACCGGCGCCGGAGTCCCCGGAAGCACAAATACAG GTCGTCTCCGTGTCCAAACGTCAAGCATGGGGATGAGTGGGGAGACCCTGGCAAGTGTGAAAATGGAGATGCCTGCCAGTATTGCCACACGCGCACAGAGCAGCAGTTCCACCCAGAG ATCTACAAGTCCACCAAGTGCAATGACATGCAGCAGTCGGGCAGCTGCCCCCGAGGACCTTTCTGCGCCTTTGCCCACATAGAAC CGCCACCTTTAAATGATGATGTGCAGGCTTCCTCAGCTGTATCCAGCCCTACCCAGCCAGGTCCAGTTTTGTACATGCCGTCTGCTGCTGGAGACTCGGTCCCTGTGAGCCCCTCCAGCCCGCATGCCCCTGACCTCAGCGCC CTCCTCTGTAGGAATAGTGGCCTGGGCAGTCCATCTCACCTCTGCAGCTCCCCGCCAGGCCCCAGCAGGAAGACCTCAAACCTGGAGGGCCTGGTCTTCCCTGGGGAGTCCAGCCTTGCCCCTGGCAGCTACAAGAAAGCTCCTGGCTTCGAGAGGGAAGACCAGGTCGGGGCGGAGTACCTGAAGAATTTCAAGTGTCag GCTAAATTAAAACCCCATTCGCTAGAGCCCAGGAGTCAAGAGCAGCCTCTGCTTCAACCCAAACAG GACGTGCTGGGCATCCTCCCTGTGGGCAGCCCCTTGACTTCCAGCATCTCTTCCAGTATGACCTCCAGCTTGGCAGCCACTCCCCCCAGCCCTGCAGGCACCAGCAGCACCCCTGGCATGAATGCCAATGCTCTGCCCTTCTACCCAACCAGCGACACGGTAGAGTCGGTCATAG AGTCTGCCTTGGATGACCTGGACCTGAATGAGTTTGGTGTCGCTGCCCTGGAGAAGACTTTTGACAACAGCACGGTGCCCCACCCCAGCAGCATCACAATCG GCGGCAATTTGCTGCAGAGCTCCGCGCCTGTGAACATCCCTGGTTCCTTAGGCAGCTCAGCTTCCTTCCACTCTGCTTCTCCGTCCCCTCCCGTCAGCCTCTCCTCACACTTCCTGCAGCAGCCCCAGGCCCACTTGAGTCAGtcagaaaacacatttttggGGACCTCAGCATCACATGGATCTTTGG GTCTGAACGGGATGAACAGCAGCATCTGGGAGCATTTTGCCTCTGGAAGCTTCTCCCCAGGCACTTCCCCTGCCTTCCTATCAGGGCCAGGGGCTGCTGAGCTGGCCCGGCTTCGGCAAGAGCTAGATGAAGCCAACGGCACCATCAAGCAGTGGGAGGAGTCCTGGAAGCAGGCCAAGCAG GCTTGTGATGCCtggaagaaagaagctgaggaggctGGTGAGCGGGCCAGTGCAGCCGGAGCAGAGTGTGAGCTGGCCCGGGAACAGCGGGATGCCCTGGAGCTGCGGGTGAAGAAGCTGCAGGAAGAGTTGGAGCGGCTGCACACAGTGCCAGAAGCCCAGACCCTGCCAGCTGCCCCTGACTTGGAGGCACTGTCCCTCTCCACCCTGTACTCCATCCAGAAGCAGCTACGGGTCCACCTGGAACAAGTGGACAAG GCTGTGTTCCACATGCAGTCAGTGAAATGCCTTAAGTGTCAGGAGCAGACCCGGGCAGTGCTGCCGTGCCAACACGCTGTTCTGTGTGAGCTCTGTGCTGAGGGCAGTGAGTGCCCCGTCTGCCAGCCCAGCCGGGCCCATGCCCTCCAGTCGTGA